One Paraburkholderia caballeronis genomic window, CCGCACGAGCGGAGCCATTCGCGACAGGCGGCCGGCGGCGTCGTTCGAGCGCCGCACGACGCCTGCGCCATACCGACATGGAGAAACGCACGGTGATCCGTATCCCCTTTGAACAGATGCAGCAGGCGATCGCGTCGGCATTCGTGAACGCCGGCATGAACGAGCAGGACGCGCAGACCTGTGCGCGAATCCACACCGAGTCGTCGTGCGACGGCGTCAATTCGCACGGCATCAATCGCGTCGCGCGGTTCGTCGATTATCTGCAACGCGGCTGGGTTCACGCGGATGCGAAGCCGTCGCTCGCGAAGAACCTCGGCACGATCGAAATCTACGATGGGCAGCGCGGGCCGGGCGTCACAAACGCGCTGTTCGCGACCGGGCGCGCGATGGCGATCGCGGCCGAACGCGGCGCGGGCATCGTCGCGCTGCGGAACACGACGCACTGGATGCGCGGCGGCGCTTACGGCTGGCACGCGGCGGATCGCGGCTACCTCGCGATCGCGTGGACCAACACGGAATCGTGCATGCCCGCATGGGGCGGCCGCAATCCGCGGATCGGCAACAACCCGTTCGTGATGGCGGTGCCGCGCGCGAAGGGCAACATCGTGCTCGACATGGCCGTCTCGCAGTATTCGTACGGCAAGCTCCAGGCGACGCGCCTGAAAGGGCAGCAGATGCCGTATCCGGCGGGCTTCGACGCGCACGGCCAGTTGACCGCCGAGCCGGGGCCGGTCGAGGCGTCGAAGCGCATTTTGCCGATGGGCTACTGGAAGGGCTCCGGTTTCGCGATCATGCTCGACGTGCTCGCGGCGGTGCTGTCCGAAGGCGCGCCGACCAATGCGATCGACGGAATCGAGGAAGGCAGTTGCACCGGCTGCTCGCAGGTGTTCATCGTGATCGACCCGCGGCAGCTCGGCGGTGAAGCGTTCACGAACAGCGTTGCCGACAGCGTCGCGGACTACGTGAACGGTTCGGAACTGGCCGAGCACAGCCGCGAAGTGCTGTATCCGGGACAAAGCGCGCTGCGCACGCGAAACGAGCAGCGCGACGCGGGCATCGCCGTGGACGAAGGCGTGTGGGCCGAAGTGCTCGCGCTCGCGGGGCAGCGCGGCTGACGGTGGCGGCGGTTTCGGCTCCCGATTCGCAAAGCCAAAACCGCCGCAGTGATCGACGCCAGAAAGGCCGCGTCAGAAGAAGTGCACGATGCCGAGCTGCACGCCGTTGATCGTGCCGCCAGGACCCGACGTGATGTGCGCCGACGGCTCGACGACCGCCGCGCCGTTCAGCGCGAGGTTGTTGCGCGAGCCCTGCTGGCTCAGGCGCGAGTACGTCGAGTACAGCATCGTCCGCTTCGACAGCGCGTAGCTGTACATCACGCCGAGCTGCGACGCGTTGCCGTGGCCGGTGCCGGACACGTGGTCGATCATGTACGTGTAGCCGAGCGCGAGCCGCGACGCGACGGTGAACGAATACGCGAGCGACGCGGACAGCACGTTCGTATGCACGCTGTCGTCGGTCGTCTTGTCGTCGTTCGCCGCGAAGAAGAACTGCCAGTGCTTGTCGAGCGTGTACGTGCCGCCGCCCGACGTGCGCTTGAAGATGTACGGCAGCGTGCCGTTGCGCACCTCTTCGTGGTTCACGCCGAAATAGACCGGACCCTTCTCGTATTCGAGCGCGATGTGGAAGTTCTGGTTGCTCTGGTCCTGCGACAGCGGCGTGCCGCCGGACACCGCGCCGCGCGCATAGAGGCCCGAGAACTTGAAGCCGGCGACCGTCGGCGAGAAGTAACCGACCGCGTTGTCGATCCGCACGGTCGCGGTGGACATGTTGTTCCAGCCGGACGCCTGGGTCGCCGCGAAGAATGCGTCGAAGCGGCCGCTCATCAGGAATTCCGGCGTGTTCTGGCGGCCGAGCCGGACTTCGCCGTAACGGTTGTTCGACAGCCCGACCCACGCCTGGCGGTTGAAGAGCCGGTTCGAATCGGCCTGCGAGCCGTCGTTCGAGTTGATCCCGCTTTCGAGCACGAAGTTGGTCTTGTTGCCGCCGCCGAGATCCTCGCTGCCGCGCACGCCCCAGCGGCTCGCGTACAGGCCGCTCGAATCCATCCGCGTGACCGACGGCTTGCCGTCCGCGTGAATGTTCGTCACGAAGGTATCGACGACGCCGTATAGCGTGACGCTCGACTGCGCATGCGCGGCGGCCGCGCCCGACAAAACGCCTGCAATCGCGGCGCGCATCAGCACCTCTCGCGAACGAAGGGCGAAACGTTGGCGGTATTCCATCTGGAAGCTGTTCCCCGGTTGTCGTTGAGGCACGGTGGCCGCCGACGTCGCGTCGAGCGGACCGTGCCCCTGCATTGAACGGACTCTCCATGCCGCGCGCCGAAAAAAGTTTGGATCACGAAACGAATGGAGAGCGCTGCTTCAACCGGGGCCGCGCATCGGGGCAGGCTGGCGTGGATGCGGGTATTGCGGGATGCGTCGTGACCGGTTGAATAGCCCGGATTCTAGGAGGGGGGAAATTTGATGTCGTATTCTATTTTATTGGCTGTCTATAACATGCCGTTAAACGTCGGGCCGTCCGGACGAGCGGATGCCTGGGCGCGAATGCGCGTCACGCGACCCGCCGCAGCGCCTGCACGTCCAGTTCGGTCAGCGTGTTGAGGAACTCGTGCGCGAGGCCGGACAGCGGCTCGAAGCGCGCGTGCAGCACGTTCACGTCCATCGTGATGTCGGGCAGCAGCGGCCGGATCACGACGCCCGGCCATACCTGCCCGAGCACCGCGACCTCGTCCGCGATCGTCACGCCGACGCCCGCCTGCACCAGCGCGCAGGCGGCGTGCGTGAGCCGCACTTCGACCGCGAGCCGCATCGCGACGTCGGCGGTCGCGAACAGCTGCTGGATCAGGCCGCCGAACGGCGTGTCGGCGGAATAGCCGATCAGGTCGACGTTTTCGAGGTCGCGCACGTGCAGCGCGGGCCGGCTCGCGAGCGGATGGTCCTGTGGCAATACGGCGACCAGGTGGTCCTCGTAGATCGACTGCTGCTCGATGTTCGGGTGGTCGAGCGAGAACATCGCGACGCCGAGTTCGGCCTGGCGGGTCAGCAGCGTCTGCACGAGCTGCGTCGAGGTCTGCGTGACGATGTTGATGCGCACCTTCGGAAAGCGCTTGCGAAAACGCGCGATCGCGGTCGGAATCAGCGTCTGCCCGAGGCTCGGGCTCACGACCAGTTGCAGCGCGCCGGTGTTTTTTTCGATCAGGTCGTTCGCGACGTCGTTCACGCGCTGCAGCCCCTGGTGCACCGCGTTGACCTCGACGAACAGCCGCCGCGCCTCCGGCGTCGGGTACAGCCGGCCCTTGATCCGTTCGAACAGCTTGAGTCCGAGACGCGACTCGGTGTGCGAGATCATGCGGCTGATCGCGGGCTGCGACACGCATAGCAGCTTGGCTGCGCCGCTGATGGAGCCCGCCACCATGATGGCCCGGAAGACCTCGATCTGGCGCAGGTTGACTTGCATTTCCTTAACCTCATGTTATGCGACGGCGATAAATAAGCATACGACATTCAAAATTTGAAATGATTAAATTCGTCTGCCTCACGAAGGCGGACGGCGCAGCGACTGCGTGACGGCCGCTTCGCGCGGCGCGCCGTGGAGCCCTCGCCAACGCCTGGGCGCGGCGTTTCTGGAGCGATCAAGCCGTTTATGCAAGATTCCGAAGCCTTGACCCTGATTCCGGGGCCACTGACCGCTGAAGCCTTCGCGCCGTTCGGAGACGTCGTTCCGATCGCGAACGACGAGCGGCGCAACCATTTCCGATTCGCGTTCGAAGCGGCGTCCGAGGCTCGCGAGCCGGCGCTGTGGGTCAGCTATCCGTCGAAGGTCGCGGGCGACGTCGTCGAGGTGCTGAAGCTGGAGCGGCATCCGCATGCGGCGCAGACGTTCATCCCGATCCGCGACGGCCGGTATCTGGTGGTCGTCTGCCATGCGGCCGCCGACGGCAGTCCCGACCTGTCCACGCTGCGCGCGCTCGTCGCCGAGTCGAACCAGGGCGTCACATACCGGCGCAACGTATGGCATCACGGCCTCACGGTGCTCGACCAGCGCACGCGCTTCGCGGTCGTCACCACGTTGTCCGGCGACGGCGACGACGACTGCTTTTACGAACTGCCGAAGCCGGTGCGCATCCGGTTGTCGGCCGCCGACACGGGAGCCTGAAGCGATGTCCCAGTTCTCAACGCCGTCCGGCCGCGACTTCGTCGGCTACGGCCGCAATCCGCCCGATCCGAAGTGGCCGGGCGGGGCGCGGGTCGCGCTGAACTTCTGCATCAACTACGAGGAAGGCGGCGAGCCTTCGATCGAGGACGGCGACGCATCGAGCGAGACCGGGCTCACCGAGGGCGGCGGCGGTTTCGAAGGCCGCGATCTCGCGGCGGAGTCGATGTTCGAATACGGCAGCCGCGTCGGCTTCTGGCGCATCACGCGCCTGCTGGAGCAATACGGGATGCCGGCGACGGTGTTCGCCTGTGCGCTCGCGCTCGAACGCAACCGGGAAGCGTGCGCGGCGATCCGCGAATACGGCTTCGACGTGTGCGCGCACGGCTGGCGCTGGGAGCGTCATCAGCAACTGGACGAAGCGACCGAGCGCGAGCGCATCCGGTGCACCGTCGCGAGCCTCGCGCACAGCGTCGGCGAACGTCCGCTCGGCTGGTACTGCCGCTACGGTCCCGGCCTGAACACGCGCCGGCTCGTCGCGGAGGAAGGCGGCTTCCTGTACGACTCGGATGCGTACAACGACGAACTGCCGTACTGGACCACGGTGAATGCGCAGCCGCATCTGGTGGTGCCGTACGGGCTCGTGAACAACGACGCGAAGTTCATTCGCGGCGGCATGGCGACCGGCGACGACTTCTACGCGTATCTGCGCGATGCGTTCGATCTGCTGTACGAAGAAGGCGCCGACGCGCCGAAGATGATGTCGGTCGGCCTGCATCTGCGGCTGAGCGGCCATCCGGGGCGCGCGGCCGGGCTGCGGCGTTTTCTCGATCATGTCGCGAGCCGCGACCGGGTCTGGGTGTGCCGGCGCGCGGACATCGCGCGCCACTGGCACGCGCAGCATCCGTATGGGGGCGGCGCATCGTCGTCCTCTTTATAAACACTCCAGACGGGGAATCCATGAAACTGCAGAAATTCGTGCGTGCGGCCGCGATCGCGAGCGCCGCTTCGTTCCTGATGCTCGGCTCGGCGATCAGCCGCGCGGCGGACGCGGACCATCCGGCGAACCAGCCGCTCGTCGTCGGCACCGATTTCGGCCTCGCGCCGTGGGTCGTGCGCACCGACTCGGGGCCGCAGGGCTTCGGCGTCGACGTGATCACCGAGGTCGCGCGCCGCATCGGCCGCCCCGGCGTGAAGATCGTCGACGTGAATTTCTCGGGACTCTTTTCCGCGCTGTTCTCGAAGCGCATCGAGTTCACCGTGAATCCGCTCAACATCACGGCCGACCGCGCGGAGCGGATGCTGTTCACCGAGCCGATCATGTCCACCGGCAACGGTTTTCTCGTGCGCAACGGCGAGCAGATGAAGGGCTTCGACGATCTGCGCGGCAAGGAAGTCGCGGTGAATCGCGGCACGATCTCCGATACGTGGGCGACCGAAAACGCCGCGAAATACGGCTTCAACATCCAGCGTTACGACGTGTTCCCGGACACGGTGCAGGCGGTCATCACCGGCCGCGCGTTCACCGCGCTCAACGAGATTCCGACCGTCGTGTTCGCCGCGAGCCGCAACAAGGCGGTGAAGATCGGCTACGAGGACTTCAACGGCCGCAACTTCGGCTACGCGTTCCGCACCGACGACGCCGCGTATCGCAACAAGGTCGAGGACGCGCTCGAATGCATGAAGCAGGACGGCACGCTGCACAAGCTCTACGTGAAGTGGTACGGCACGGAGCCGACGAAGGGCTCGGCGGTCGATACCGTGTATCCGGGTTACGGCGCGCCGGGCTTCAAGGGCTACGACGCGCAGCCGCACACGCCGCAGTGTCATTGATCGTCCGCGCCGGCCCGCATGCGCGGGCCGGCGTTCTTTTCTTCGTTCGGATTCGAGTGGATGGA contains:
- a CDS encoding allantoinase PuuE; translation: MSQFSTPSGRDFVGYGRNPPDPKWPGGARVALNFCINYEEGGEPSIEDGDASSETGLTEGGGGFEGRDLAAESMFEYGSRVGFWRITRLLEQYGMPATVFACALALERNREACAAIREYGFDVCAHGWRWERHQQLDEATERERIRCTVASLAHSVGERPLGWYCRYGPGLNTRRLVAEEGGFLYDSDAYNDELPYWTTVNAQPHLVVPYGLVNNDAKFIRGGMATGDDFYAYLRDAFDLLYEEGADAPKMMSVGLHLRLSGHPGRAAGLRRFLDHVASRDRVWVCRRADIARHWHAQHPYGGGASSSSL
- a CDS encoding ureidoglycolate lyase, giving the protein MQDSEALTLIPGPLTAEAFAPFGDVVPIANDERRNHFRFAFEAASEAREPALWVSYPSKVAGDVVEVLKLERHPHAAQTFIPIRDGRYLVVVCHAAADGSPDLSTLRALVAESNQGVTYRRNVWHHGLTVLDQRTRFAVVTTLSGDGDDDCFYELPKPVRIRLSAADTGA
- the yiaK gene encoding 3-dehydro-L-gulonate 2-dehydrogenase, with the translated sequence MIRIPFEQMQQAIASAFVNAGMNEQDAQTCARIHTESSCDGVNSHGINRVARFVDYLQRGWVHADAKPSLAKNLGTIEIYDGQRGPGVTNALFATGRAMAIAAERGAGIVALRNTTHWMRGGAYGWHAADRGYLAIAWTNTESCMPAWGGRNPRIGNNPFVMAVPRAKGNIVLDMAVSQYSYGKLQATRLKGQQMPYPAGFDAHGQLTAEPGPVEASKRILPMGYWKGSGFAIMLDVLAAVLSEGAPTNAIDGIEEGSCTGCSQVFIVIDPRQLGGEAFTNSVADSVADYVNGSELAEHSREVLYPGQSALRTRNEQRDAGIAVDEGVWAEVLALAGQRG
- a CDS encoding porin, which codes for MEYRQRFALRSREVLMRAAIAGVLSGAAAAHAQSSVTLYGVVDTFVTNIHADGKPSVTRMDSSGLYASRWGVRGSEDLGGGNKTNFVLESGINSNDGSQADSNRLFNRQAWVGLSNNRYGEVRLGRQNTPEFLMSGRFDAFFAATQASGWNNMSTATVRIDNAVGYFSPTVAGFKFSGLYARGAVSGGTPLSQDQSNQNFHIALEYEKGPVYFGVNHEEVRNGTLPYIFKRTSGGGTYTLDKHWQFFFAANDDKTTDDSVHTNVLSASLAYSFTVASRLALGYTYMIDHVSGTGHGNASQLGVMYSYALSKRTMLYSTYSRLSQQGSRNNLALNGAAVVEPSAHITSGPGGTINGVQLGIVHFF
- a CDS encoding LysR substrate-binding domain-containing protein — protein: MQVNLRQIEVFRAIMVAGSISGAAKLLCVSQPAISRMISHTESRLGLKLFERIKGRLYPTPEARRLFVEVNAVHQGLQRVNDVANDLIEKNTGALQLVVSPSLGQTLIPTAIARFRKRFPKVRINIVTQTSTQLVQTLLTRQAELGVAMFSLDHPNIEQQSIYEDHLVAVLPQDHPLASRPALHVRDLENVDLIGYSADTPFGGLIQQLFATADVAMRLAVEVRLTHAACALVQAGVGVTIADEVAVLGQVWPGVVIRPLLPDITMDVNVLHARFEPLSGLAHEFLNTLTELDVQALRRVA
- a CDS encoding substrate-binding periplasmic protein, which codes for MKLQKFVRAAAIASAASFLMLGSAISRAADADHPANQPLVVGTDFGLAPWVVRTDSGPQGFGVDVITEVARRIGRPGVKIVDVNFSGLFSALFSKRIEFTVNPLNITADRAERMLFTEPIMSTGNGFLVRNGEQMKGFDDLRGKEVAVNRGTISDTWATENAAKYGFNIQRYDVFPDTVQAVITGRAFTALNEIPTVVFAASRNKAVKIGYEDFNGRNFGYAFRTDDAAYRNKVEDALECMKQDGTLHKLYVKWYGTEPTKGSAVDTVYPGYGAPGFKGYDAQPHTPQCH